GTCTTGCTCGTCGTCGACGTGAGCGAACGCGTCGACGAGATTCACGAGAAGCTCGTCACCAGCCACGACACGCTCTATGAGCGCAACGAGGCGCCGATCGTCACCGTCTTGAACAAGACTGACCGCGTGAGCGAGGCGGAACTCGAGGAGAAGATGGAAGCGCTGTCGGCGCTCGCGCCAAACCCCGTAGCCGTCAGCGCCCACGAGGGGGCGAACGTCGACGCCCTGCTCGAGCGCATCGACGCCGAACTCCCCGACTGGGAGGAAGAGCGGCTGATGGTGCCGATGACCGACGAGACGATGAGCCTGGTCTCCTGGATCCATGACAACGCCCACGTCGAGGACGTCACCTACGGCGACGACGACGTGTTGATCTCTTTCGAAGCGCGACCGGCGGTCGTCTCCCGGGCGCGGGACCGGGCGGGCGAACTCGGTGCGGCCGCCGCCGAGTCCGCCTGATCGAGCCCGACGTTCGCCGGCGTGGTCGCGGGTGTGACGACGACCGACGACCCGTTGCCTCGTCCGTAACTATAAACCGGTGACGGGAGTGAGTCGTGACATGGAACGCGTAGCGATCATCGGAGCGTCGATGACCCAGTTCGGCAAGCGCGAGGGCTGGGTCTGTGACCTCCTCGCGGAGGCCGGGCTGTCCTGTCTCGAGGACGCCGGCGTCGACGGCCGTGACGTCGAGCACCTGTACGTCTCGAACATGGCCAGCGGCGAGTTCGAAGGCCAGACCGGCGTCGTGAACGCGCTGGTCCACGACCTCGACGCGATGCCGGCGTACACCCAGCGCGTCGATCAGACGAGCTCGAGCGGCGGGGCGGGAATGTACGCCGCCTGGCAGTCGGTCGCCAGCGGGGCGAGCGAGCTGACGCTGCTCGTCGGTGGCGAGAAGATGACCCACCGCACCACGGCGGAAGCGACCGACGTCATCGCGTCGCTCACCCACCCGGTCGAGTACAAACAGGGAGTCACCCTGCCGTCGTTCGCCGGACTCACGGCGCGTCACTACCTCGAGCGCTTCGACGCGCCGCGGGAGAGCCTGGCGAAAGTCGCGGTGAAGAACCACAAAAACGGCGTCGACAACCCGAAGGCCCAGTTCCAGAAGGAAGTCGACCTCGAGACGGTACTCGAGTCGCCGCTCGTCGCCGATCCCCTCCGGCTGTACGACTTCTGTCCGATCACGGACGGCTCGGCGGCGCTCATGTTCTGCCCGGAGTCGGTCGCGAAAGAGCACACCGACGAGTACGTCGTCGTGGCGGGTATCGACGGCGCGACGGACACCCACGTCGTCCACGAGCGCGATGATCCCACGATCATGCGTGGCGTCGTCGAGAGTGGGAAGGGTGCCTACGAGATGAGCGGCTACGGCCCGGACGATATCGACGTCGCCGAACTCCACGACATGTTCACCATTCTCGAGTTCCTCCAGATGGAGGGACTGGGCTTCGCCGAGCAGGGCGAGGCCTGGAAGTTAGTCGAGGAGGGGTACACCGAGCGCGATACGGGTGAACTGCCGATCAACACTTCCGGCGGGCTCAAGTCGAAGGGCCACCCGCTCGGGGCCAGCGGCGTCGCCCAGGGCGTCGAGATCTACGAACAGCTCGTGGGCGAGGCCGGCCCGCGACAGGTCGACGCCGACGTCGGGCTCACCTGTAACGTCGGCGGCTTCGGAAACTGCGTCATCACCACCATCATGGAGGCAGCACAATGACGATGGAAGCGACCCGCTACGCGGACGGATCGATCAGCTACCCCGGCCACCCGGTCGGGCCGAACGGTGCCGAACCGGTCGAGACGATCGACCTGAGCGAGTACACCGCGGAGGTCGTCACCTGGACGACCAGCTACGCGACGCCGCCGGGCGTCCGGGAGCCCAACACGCTCGCGATCGTCGAGTTCGACGTCGATGGTGAACCTGTCCGCGCGCTCGGGCAGGTGTCGACCGACGAGGTCGCGACCGGCGATGAGGTGCGCCCGGTGTACGTCGAGGAGGTCCGCGAACCCGGCGCAGGAATCAGAGAGCCCGACAGCCAATCCTGGGACGGCTACCGGTTCGAGCCCGTTTGAGCCGCCGTCGTCACTGATCGTCCTCGCCTTCGTCGGCTGGCCCGTCCCGATCGTCGTCGCCAGCGGCGCCGTCGTTCGAATTCGAGTCGGCTGCCCCGTCTCCATCATCCTCGTCGGGCGCGTACTGATCTTTCAGCGTCTCGAGTTCGGCGTCGACGTCGACGTCGGCCGTGGGGTCGTCCGTCTCGGTCTCGTCGGGCGCGTCGACGGCGTCGTCGATCTCGATCGTCCGCGCCCCCGATTCGCGCGCATCGATCGCATCGCCTGCGTCCTGTAACCGTCGATCGACCTCGTCGCGGAGCTCGCGAGCCTCGTCGATCAGCTCCCGGGCGCCCTGGTCGCTGGGGAGCTCCCCTTCCCCGACGGCTCGCTGTAACTCCACCAGTGCGGCGTCGAGCTGGGAGAGCGTCGTTCGGCGGAGTTCGTTCGCTCGCGATCGAGTCGTGTCGACGGCGTCGCCGGTTCGAGCGCGGGCGTCTTCCTCCGCACGGACCAGCTTGATGCCCTTCTGGAGCCCCTCGAGCGCCCGGACGTTCGCCTCGAGGATCGCCAGCAGTGTCGGGATCGCGACCTCGTCAGAAAAACGAAGGAGTTCGCCGGGCGTCGGCGGACGCAGCCGAGGCCGTCGCTGTGACTCGAGTTCACGCTGGAGTTCGGCCAGCGTTCGGGCGAGTTCGTCGACGGTCTCCTCGAGGTCGTCGTCTCGATCGGTCATACCGCCTCTACGCACCCCGACGGGAAAAAAGACCGATCGTCGGTCCCATCCGTGGTCGATCGAGACTATAGTATTCGTTGAAACGATTTACACCCGGTCACAGCCGAGCGGTCAGCCTCGGCCTCGTCGACGAGGCTGACCGCCGATGGTCGTGACCGGGTGGGTAATGACTTTCAACGGTTACTATATTTTTCGGCCAGCATCCCGAGCTATTATCGTTTCAAAGACAGAATGTTTATTTCTGTGGCAGTGGTCGCCTACGAATTATGGGCTTCGAGCAGGGTGGGACCGCCCCGGACAGCACGACCGTCGCGCGGGCGCTGGGGTCGCTCAAACAGAACGGGGGCAACGTATTAGTCGTCGGAACCGACGAGGAGAGTCACGCATCCATCTGTGGGCGACTCTCCGGTGAGTCGGCCGACTGTGCCCGACACCAGCTCTTCGTGAGGGCGGATCGATCACGCCGCGCCGTCGAGTCCGGCGCCGATCGTGACGGCGTCGACTGGGTCGTCGCCTACTCGAGTGGGGACGCCGATTCTAGTACTCCGCCAAGCATCGACTGCAGGCTCGAACCGGCTTTCGGCGACGGATTCGACCCTGCAGACCAGGCTTGGCAAAGCACTAGCCGCTCCGCCGCCGATGCGTCGTTCGACGAACTGACGGCGCTCGGCTCGGAGATCGTGGGTGCCGTCGACGAATTCGACGGCGATCAAGGAGGGGTCGCTCCCGCACAGCTTCGCCTCTGCGTCGGTTCACTCGAGCCGTTGCTCACCGATCACGACGCCGAGAACGTCTTTCGGTTGCTCCACGTGGTGACCACCCGGATCAACCGCACCAACGGGATGGGACACTACCACCTTCCCGTCGACCGCAAGCACGAAGCCGTTCGCCTCCTCGAGCCGCTGTTCGATGCGGTCCTCGAAGTCCGGACCTGGGGCGGCGGCATCGAACAGCGGTGGCACTTCCGGGATCGGAACGCGAGCAGTTCCTGGCTGCCGGTGTGAGCCGCCGTCGATCCGAGCGTTTTTGCCCCCACGCGTCCCCTGATCTGGTGTGCGAATCGAGAACAGTTTTATACCGGTTCGTGGCGTCGGCGAGGCGACCGAACGGAAACTCTGGACGAACGGCGTCACCCACTGGGACGAGTTCGACGGCCGCGTCGTCGGTCCCACGGTGGCCGATCGGATCGAATCGTTCATCGCCGACGCCTGGACGTACCTCGACGACGGGAAGTTCGACTACTTCGCCGAGACGCTGCCCGCCTCGAGCCGCTGGCGACTGTACGAGAACGCCCGCGAGGAGACCTGCTTTTTAGACATCGAGACGACGGGCCTTGATGCGACCCGTCACGACGTGACGACCGTCAGCGTCCACCGCGCAGGCGAGACGAAGACGCTCGTCCAGGGGGGAGACCTCACTCGGGAGCGACTCGAGGCCGAACTCGAGGCGTCCTCGCTGCTGGTCACCTTCAACGGCCGGCGCTTCGACGTCCCGTTCCTCGAGACGTGCTACGACCTCGACGTCTCCACCGCCCACGTCGACCTCATGTATCCCTGTCGATCGCTCGGGTTGAGCGGCGGGTTGAAGCGGATCGAACGCGACGTCGGCATCGAGCGTGACCGACCCGACCTCTCGGGACGCGACGCGGTCCGACTCTGGCACGAGTACGAACGCGGGGACGACACCGCCCTCGAGACGCTCGTCGAGTACAACCGGGCGGACACCCGTAACCTCGAGACGCTGATGGACCTCGTTGCCGATCGACTCCACGAGCGCGTGTTCGAATCGGTCGTCGCCAACAGCGAGTAGCTCACGGCAGCCGTCGTGGCGAACGAAACAGCGTCGGAACCACCCGACGCGGCGACTCGAACGCTACTCTCGAAGTTCGATCGTGCCGTCACTCGAGACGGTCACGTCGTATCCACAGAAGGTAAACGTGACTCGACCGTTCGCTCGAGGAGTCCCGTCTTCACGTGGCGCGAACAACGCGTCGAGTGCTTCGGGATTGATCACGTCATAGAGCGCCTCGTACTCCGGTGGCTCGACGTCTGTCGCCTCTACACCCTCGCGTTCGGCGATCGCCTCGATAATCTCGAAACTCAGTGATCGGCTCCTCTCCGAACGCTCCACTGCGAGTAGCATTGACCGGAGGCTTCATGCGGTCACATATAAAACCTCTGGCCTCAAGCCACGCTTGTTGTACTGAAATAGACGTGGATGGACTATTGTGGTCTCAAGCGTGTTTTTTTGGCGTCTGAAACGTTCATCATACTCTGTAGCTGGTCGTTTTGAACCGGTTCAAGGGGAGGAAGATCCGGGAAACGTGATGTTATTGTCGGTGTTTCAATCCGAATCCGCTCGTGACGTGTACGCGAAGATCTGGTCGTGATGCTAACGCGCGGGTTGCACGCTGTTTCAGGTGCAAGTCTATGTGTGAAACGCCGTCAAACACCATGGCAATAATACTCATATATACTTTTGAGATAATATAATAGGAGCACTTACGACCGCCGACGGTGATCTCAATCCAATGGCAACTCACCAGCAATCTGCAAGTCCGGTGTACCGCTGTCCCAGCTGTGGCGCACCAGTTACGTTCGAACACCAGTCCTGGAGCTGTGTCGCCTGCGGCTACGTCCCGAAGCACGCTGCGGATTGACTGGTGCGTTGCCAGGTTTGATCTGCAGGGTCGAATCCGTCGCCGAAAGCCGGTTCGAGCCTACAGTCGACGCTTGGCGGAGTACCAGGGAGCCCCGTGGCGTCGACCTGACACACCAGAGCCGGGATTTGAACCCGACTGCGAGACCTCGCGTTGCTCGGCCTCGCGTGGTTCAAATCCCTCGTTCGCTTGCTGTCGCTCACGAAGTTGTTCGCGACAGCAAGCCAGGGCCGGGATTTGAACCCGGGAAGTCTCGATTACAAGTCGAGTGCATGAACCGCCCATGCTCCCCTGGCGCGGTTTGAGGGTTACCTCTCCTCCTTTGAGTGTGTATCGTTTTCGTCCTCGAGCGACCGTTCCATCGCCACCCGGTACGTCTCGTAGCCGTGGCGACGATAAAAGCGCCTCGCCGCCTCGTTGTCGGCCATCGCCTCGAGCGTGACGACCTCGACGTCACGGTCGGCCAGGAACGCCTCTGCGGCCTCGAGCAACGCTCCCCCGATTCCCTGGCTTCGAAACGCCGGCTTCACGTACAGGTTCGAGAGCACGCCCCGGTTCGCGTCGAGCGCGAAGGTTCCGCGTTCGACCGTGGCCGTCGCGAAGCCGGCGAGTTCGCCCTCGAGTCGGGCGACGAGGAGGCCGCCGGCGACCTGGTGGCCCGCCAGCGTCTCGAGGATCGCCTCGCGGTTGGGTTCTGGAAGGACGTGCGAGCCGAGGTCGCGCTGTTCGCGCGCGAGGGCCACCCAGCAGTCGGCGACGGCCTCGAGGTCCTCACGGGTTGCGGGTTCAATCCGCGGCGTCGGGGCCATTCTCGAGGGCGGTGACGGCGGGGAGCGGTTCGGCGGTGAGCATCTTGAGGGCGGCCCCGCCGCCGGTGCTGACGTGGGAGAAGCCGCCGACGCCGAGGTGGCGCAGCGCGGAGGCGGTGTCGCCGCCGCCGACGATGCTCATCTCGACGTCGGTGGCCGCGTCGTACAGTTCCCGCGTTCCTCGCTCGAAGATAGCTTCCTCGTAGACGCCCGCGGGACCGTTTAAGATGACCGTGCCGGCGTCGGCGAGGAGCCGGCGGTAGTACTCGAGCGTCGACGCACCGACGTCCATCGCCGCCTCGCCGTCTGCGAGCGGCAGTGCGTTGACGCCGACCTCGTAGCGCTCTCCGTTTCGTTCGACGGCGACGTCCCGGGGGATGGCGATTCGTTCGCCGTGGGCGTCTAGCAGGTCAGCCGCGCGATCGATCTCGTCCCAGTA
This portion of the Natronobeatus ordinarius genome encodes:
- a CDS encoding thiolase C-terminal domain-containing protein encodes the protein MERVAIIGASMTQFGKREGWVCDLLAEAGLSCLEDAGVDGRDVEHLYVSNMASGEFEGQTGVVNALVHDLDAMPAYTQRVDQTSSSGGAGMYAAWQSVASGASELTLLVGGEKMTHRTTAEATDVIASLTHPVEYKQGVTLPSFAGLTARHYLERFDAPRESLAKVAVKNHKNGVDNPKAQFQKEVDLETVLESPLVADPLRLYDFCPITDGSAALMFCPESVAKEHTDEYVVVAGIDGATDTHVVHERDDPTIMRGVVESGKGAYEMSGYGPDDIDVAELHDMFTILEFLQMEGLGFAEQGEAWKLVEEGYTERDTGELPINTSGGLKSKGHPLGASGVAQGVEIYEQLVGEAGPRQVDADVGLTCNVGGFGNCVITTIMEAAQ
- a CDS encoding OB-fold domain-containing protein — its product is MTMEATRYADGSISYPGHPVGPNGAEPVETIDLSEYTAEVVTWTTSYATPPGVREPNTLAIVEFDVDGEPVRALGQVSTDEVATGDEVRPVYVEEVREPGAGIREPDSQSWDGYRFEPV
- a CDS encoding DUF7547 family protein — protein: MTDRDDDLEETVDELARTLAELQRELESQRRPRLRPPTPGELLRFSDEVAIPTLLAILEANVRALEGLQKGIKLVRAEEDARARTGDAVDTTRSRANELRRTTLSQLDAALVELQRAVGEGELPSDQGARELIDEARELRDEVDRRLQDAGDAIDARESGARTIEIDDAVDAPDETETDDPTADVDVDAELETLKDQYAPDEDDGDGAADSNSNDGAAGDDDRDGPADEGEDDQ
- a CDS encoding HalOD1 output domain-containing protein, encoding MLLAVERSERSRSLSFEIIEAIAEREGVEATDVEPPEYEALYDVINPEALDALFAPREDGTPRANGRVTFTFCGYDVTVSSDGTIELRE
- a CDS encoding ribonuclease H-like domain-containing protein, with amino-acid sequence MRIENSFIPVRGVGEATERKLWTNGVTHWDEFDGRVVGPTVADRIESFIADAWTYLDDGKFDYFAETLPASSRWRLYENAREETCFLDIETTGLDATRHDVTTVSVHRAGETKTLVQGGDLTRERLEAELEASSLLVTFNGRRFDVPFLETCYDLDVSTAHVDLMYPCRSLGLSGGLKRIERDVGIERDRPDLSGRDAVRLWHEYERGDDTALETLVEYNRADTRNLETLMDLVADRLHERVFESVVANSE
- a CDS encoding GNAT family N-acetyltransferase — its product is MAPTPRIEPATREDLEAVADCWVALAREQRDLGSHVLPEPNREAILETLAGHQVAGGLLVARLEGELAGFATATVERGTFALDANRGVLSNLYVKPAFRSQGIGGALLEAAEAFLADRDVEVVTLEAMADNEAARRFYRRHGYETYRVAMERSLEDENDTHSKEER
- a CDS encoding DUF7504 family protein, encoding MGFEQGGTAPDSTTVARALGSLKQNGGNVLVVGTDEESHASICGRLSGESADCARHQLFVRADRSRRAVESGADRDGVDWVVAYSSGDADSSTPPSIDCRLEPAFGDGFDPADQAWQSTSRSAADASFDELTALGSEIVGAVDEFDGDQGGVAPAQLRLCVGSLEPLLTDHDAENVFRLLHVVTTRINRTNGMGHYHLPVDRKHEAVRLLEPLFDAVLEVRTWGGGIEQRWHFRDRNASSSWLPV